A genomic window from Silene latifolia isolate original U9 population chromosome Y, ASM4854445v1, whole genome shotgun sequence includes:
- the LOC141628628 gene encoding uncharacterized protein LOC141628628, giving the protein MQVGTANVRRILVYGGSSVNLIMLDVLKAMKISEDQITKKFSVLVGFSGAIKNTLAEIYLPTYAEGVASYERSRVLNCLSSYNVILGRPWIHNVKADPSTYHQCIKILTDWGVATIKAPPRMETDQVILNPEYPDRYVLVGSDAPDSVKPKLKRRKFAPERNAIINEEMDKLLDMGMIREVMYPE; this is encoded by the exons ATGCAAGTTGGAACTGCCAACGTAAGAAGAATCTTGGTATACGGAGgtagctcagtgaacctgatcatgttAGACGTACTCAAAGCCATGAAGATCAGCGAGGACCAAATCACAAAGAAGTTTAGTGTCTTGGTAGGGTTCAGCGGTGCGATAAAGAATACATTAGCAGAGATCTATCTCCCTACCTATGCTGAAGGCGTTGCATCTTATGAAAGATCTAGAGTTCTAAACTGCCTATCCTCCTACAATGTCATTCTGGGCAGgccctggattcacaatgtcaaggctgACCCCTCTACTTATCATCAGTGTATCAAGATACTAACAGACTGGGGAGTGGCAACCATCAAAG CACCACCCaggatggaaacagatcaggtaatcctcaaCCCTGAGTATCCTGATAGGTATGTTCTAGTTGGCTCTGACGCACCTGATTCAGTCAAGCCTAAATTA AAAAGACGAAAGTTTGCACCAGAAAGAAACGCCATTATCAATGAAGAAATGGACAAACTGCTGGATATGGGCATGATCAGGGAAGTGATGTACCCTGAATGA